The Ahaetulla prasina isolate Xishuangbanna chromosome 4, ASM2864084v1, whole genome shotgun sequence genome has a window encoding:
- the SCRN2 gene encoding secernin-2: protein MASSHPPEPSSCDCFVSLPPASFAKEVIFGKNSDRPKYEVQEVVYFPAGCHVKGTKVQCTYIEVDQVEKTHAVILSRPAWLWGAEMGANEHGVCIGNEGVWSREPVGEEEALLGMDLVRLGLERGSSASEAVQVITALLESYGQGGSCKEVPTPFVYHNTFLLADRTEAWVLETAGRFWVAQRIQEGARNISNQLTIGTDITSEHTGLRQHAQEQGWWNGQGEFNFTEVFSLIHQPVRMEAAKARYCAGQKLLHQHSGQITAETIISILSDKASGICVDSEGFSTTGSMVSILPQDPLLPCVHFFTATPDPSRSIFKPFVFVPNVTPFPQVKSPSFGEKDPIRETPRFQSQVDRRHNLYKQHQLALEVTDCNQLEQQKLQEAMKTFQQQILESVKNVSTGSVTVKPQDLAGLFCNYVDAELKLYRTENLCFHIDTTSEICPGNWNTFFCGQRLKQLWTVLIVTLF, encoded by the exons ATGGCCAGCTCTCACCCCCCTGAACCATCCTCCTGCGATTGCTTTGTTTCACTTCCCCCAGCCTCTTTTGCCAAAGAAGTCATTTTTGGCAAGAATTCAGATCGGCCAAAATATGAAGTTCAGGAGGTTGTCTATTTTCCAGCTGGATGTCATGTCAAAGGGACAAAGGTTCAG TGCACATATATTGAAGTGGACCAGGTAGAAAAAACACATGCAGTGATCCTAAGTCGCCCTGCCTGGCTGTGGGGAGCTGAAATGGGTGCCAATGAACATGGTGTCTGCATTGGCAATGAAGGTGTGTGGAGTCGAGAGCCAGTTGGGGAGGAGGAAGCCTTACTGGGCATGGATCTTGTCAG ACTGGGTCTGGAGAGGGGCAGTAGTGCCAGTGAAGCAGTCCAAGTCATAACAGCTCTTCTGGAAAGCTATGGTCAAGGGGGCAGCTGCAAGGAGGTGCCAACTCCTTTTGTCTACCATAATACCTTTCTCCTGGCGGACCGCACTGAAGCCTGGGTGTTGGAAACAGCGGGACGGTTTTGGGTGGCCCAGAGGATCCAAG AAGGTGCCCGGAACATTTCAAACCAGTTAACTATTGGTACCGACATTACCAGTGAACACACGGGTCTAAGACAACATGCTCAAGAACAAGGATGGTGGAATGGTCAAGGAGAGTTCAATTTCACAGAAGTGTTTTCACTCATCCATCAGCCTGTCCGCATGGAGGCAGCCAAAGCTCGGTATTGTGCTGGCCAGAAGCTGCTGCATCAACACTCAG GACAGATTACTGCTGAGACAATTATATCCATTTTAAGTGACAAAGCCAGTGGGATCTGTGTTGATTCTGAAGGTTTCTCTACCACAGGAAGTATGGTATCCATCCTTCCTCAAGATCCCCTTCTACCTTGTGTCCATTTTTTCACTGCCACCCCGGACCCTTCTAG GTCTATCTTCAAACCATTTGTCTTTGTTCCCAATGTTACTCCCTTCCCTCAGGTGAAGTCACCAAGTTTTGGTGAAAAAGACCCAATTAGGGAGACTCCAAGATTTCAAAGTCAAGTGGACCGTCGACACAATCTCTACAAGCAACATCAGCTAGCCTTGGAAGTCACGGATTGTAATCAG cttgaACAGCAGAAGCTGCAGGAGGCTATGAAAACATTTCAGCAGCAAATTCtggaaagtgtgaaaaatgtgtcAACAGGCTCTGTCACTGTGAAACCCCAGGATCTGGCTGGACTCTTTTGCAATTATGTGGATGCAGAACTCAAACTGTATAG AACTGAAAATCTTTGCTTCCACATTGATACAACATCCGAAATCTGTCCCGGCAATTGGAATACCTTTTTCTGTGGTCAGCGGCTGAAACAGCTCTGGACAGTCCTCATAGTCACTCTCTTCTGA
- the LRRC46 gene encoding leucine-rich repeat-containing protein 46 — translation MPGANLQPPSEGLCLTKSLIVQRNLPVSVKKEDPEKISEALTSVQVLRLDRERISCIANLPELKHVHSIYLQQNQIKKIENLNCFPNLKFLSLSGNYINKVENLQPLLKLKFLDLSQNCIDTLDIENVCWQLCPI, via the exons CAAATTTACAACCCCCTAGCGAAGGCCTGTGCTTGACAAAATCTCTTATTGTCCAGAGGAACCTGCCTGTATCAGTGAAGAAAGAGGACCCAGAGAAGAT ATCTGAAGCCTTGACTTCTGTACAGGTCCTACGGCTAGATAGGGAGAGAATTAGCTGCATTGCCAACCTGCCAGAATTAAAACATGTCCACAGCATCTATTTACAACAG AATCaaataaagaaaattgaaaacTTAAACTGCTTTCCAAACTTGAA GTTTCTGTCATTATCTGGGAATTATATCAACAAAGTAGAGAACCTCCAACCTCTCCTCAAGTTGAAATTTTTGGATCTTTCACAGAATTGCATTGATACTTTAGACATAG AGAATGTGTGTTGGCAGCTCTGCCCCATCTGA